Part of the Kitasatospora sp. NBC_00374 genome is shown below.
CCGCCAGGCGGTGTCCGGGTCGCCGTCCAGCACCGCGGACGCCGAGGAGCCGGGCGCGGCCGGCGGGGCGCTCACGCTGGCCGGGCTGTCGCCGGGGGCCGCCACGCTGAACTCGCGGATCGCGACCGCCGTCTTCTGGCCCGCGGTGGCGCGCAGCCGGACGGCCTTGGCCACCGTGCCGGCCGGGGCGTCCACCGAGATGCTCGTCTGGTTGTGCACCTTGGCCAGCTGGCGCCAGCCGCCCGTCCCGGTGGAGTACTCCAGCACCGCGTCGTGCAGGTAGTCCCCGGCGGCGCCGGCCGCGTCCGGGCTGTCGCCCCAGGAGCCCATCAGCACGGTGACCCGGCCGAGCGGGCGGGCGGTGCCCAGGTCCAGGCCGACGGTGTCGCCCGTGGTGGGCGGGCCGGCGCTCCAGTAGAAGGTGTCCGCGGAGCCGTCCGCCATCAGCGCCGGTACGTGGTCGTGGGCGCTTCCGAAGGTGCTGGTGGCGGTGATCCCGCCGGCCGTTATGCCGGACCAGGTGTCGGCGGACTGCACGGCGCGCTCCAGGAAGCCGTCCAGCACGCCCGCGCCGACCGTCACCGGGCTGCCGTCCAGCTGCTCGCGCAGGCTGCGCAGCCGGATCCGGGCGTCCCAGGCGGCGTTGCCGTCGCCGCCGCGCTGGGCCAGCAGCATGTCGACGGCGGCCTGGCCGGCCTGGCCGTAGGCGGCCAGTTTGGTCAGCCAGGGGCCGGCCTCGGGGCCGATCGGGTCGGCGGACAGCGCCTGCGGGGCGGTGGCCATGGTGGCGAAGGCGTCCCGGACGGGGGCGGCGGCCTCGGCCAGCCGCGCCAGGTCCGGGGCGTTGCCGCCGGTCGGCTCCAGCGCCGCCCAGAACCGCTCCAGCAGCGGCACCAGGTAGCCCGACTCCTGACGGGCGAGCGGCGAGGAGGAGCTGTTGCCGGCCAGCGCGGTCAGCGCGGCCAGCTCCGCGGGGTTGGCCGCCAGCGAGTGCAGGGCGGCGTTCCAGGAGTCCAGCGGCTGGTAGCCCTCCGGCTTCCAGCCGAAGTCGGCGGCGGTCGCCAGCGGGATCCGGGAGGCCACCGGCTGGCTCATCGCCGCGGTCAGCAGCACCGCCGAACGCTTCGCCACCTCGGGGTCGCGCCCGGCGTAGCCGCCGAGGTACAGCCGCTCGGGGGTGGAGTCGTTCACCGGGTAGTTGTCCATGGTCACCAGCGGGCGGCCGTACAGTGCGGCCGTCTCGTCGAACTGGCCGCCCGTCACCTTGGCCGGGATCGCCGATCCGCCGCTCCAGGCCACCTGGACGTCCTTCGGCAGGGCCGCCGCCAGGGCCGTCCGGTACGGCGTGGCGCCCTGCTTCTGGTACTCGGTCGGCATCACCGACAGCAGGACCGGATCCGGGCGTTTGGCCAGGTGCTCGCGGACCTTGCCGGTCAGCGCGGCCTGCGCCTTGGCGGCGGCGGCCGGGCCGGTGCCGTAGGCCTTCCGGTCGGCCGAGCAGTGCCACTCGTCGTAGCTGGCGTCCAGGAACTGCAACTGGAAGGCCCGGAAGCCCAGTTGGCGCAGCGAGTCGAGCTTCGCCAGCAGCGCGTCGACGTCCTTGCCCGAGCTGTAGCAGAACGACTGCCCGGGGTCGATGGCGTAGCCGAGGGTCACATGGTTGTCCCGGGCCCGGGCCGCCAGCTCGCGCAGCTCGTCCGACTGGCGGGCGGGGTAGGCCTCGCGCCAGCGGGAGAGCCGGTACGGGTCGCCGCCGGGCGCGTAGAGGAAGAAGTTCTGCTTGGTGCGGCCGAGGAAGTCGATCTGCTCCAGCCGCTCCTCGGCGGTCCACGGGGTGCCGTAGAAGCTCTCGGCGGTGCCGCGTACGGCGGCGCCGCTCGGCCAGTCGCGGATCGCCAGGCCCGGGAAGCCCTTGGGGCCGTCGCCCTGGCCCTGGCCGGGGGAGAGCGGGGCGAGCAGCTGGCGCAGGCTCTGCGCCGCGTAGAAGGTGCCGGGGCCGTCCGCGCCGGCCAGCACCACGGCGCCGTAGCTGCCGCCGCCGGGGGCGGGCAGCTGTCCGATCGCCAGCACGTAGCCGCCGGCCGGGAGTCCGGCCGTCTCCGGCGGGGTGCTGCCGCCCGCGTCGGCCAGCTCGCGCAGGATCCGGTCGGCCTGCCCGCCCGCGCCGCCCACGTACACCACCAGCGAACCGGCGGTCGGGGCCGGCGGTTCCGGCGTCGGCGTGACCTCGGTGGCTCCGGCATTGCCCAGCACCTGCCGGACGGCCTCCAGCGCCGCGCCGTCCGCGCCGTCGCCGGTGACCAGGCTGACCGTGCCCGGCACGCTGACGGGGCGCCCGGCGGCCTGGAGCTGCTGCGGGCGCGGGTACACCTGCGGGTCGGCGAGCGAGCCGAGCGGGGTGACCAGCGAGGAGCTCGCCACCCGGTGGTCGCCGACCGGGGCCGCGTACGCACCCGGGGATCCGATCAGCAGCCCGCTGACCACGGCGGCGGCCGAGAGGGTCGCGGCGAGCTGGAGCGTGCCGCTGCGGCGCCCGGACCTGCGCTCCGCCCGGACCGAGGCGAGCAGCGGAGCGGTGCCCTTGATGTCGGCGATGAACCGGTCGGCGGCCCTGGGGGCCAGCTGGCGGGCCGTCCGGGCGGCCGTCCGCCGGGCGGCCAGTGCGGCCGGGTGGTAGAGCACGTCGCGCAGGGCCGCGCTGTGCCTGATCTGCTGCCTGAGCCGCCGTCCCGCCGCTTCCGAAACGCGCGCCTGCACAGGAGCCTCCTCGCACCGAAAGCGCAGCTCACCGTCCCGCCGCCGCGGATCGTCGAACTGCCGCACCACCCTTGACCCGCCTAGCGACCACAGCCCACCAGGTGCCTGGTCCGGTGTCAACGTCGTTGACTTCAATGCGTCCAATGTCCGGATTGTCCGTCGAGGATGCCGGACCGGACCGGCCCGGCCGCCCGCGCGACCCCGCGCGCTCGTGTCGGTCGGGGTCGCGCGGCCCCCGTACGGGTAGGACTGTGGCTGTTCGCATCGGGTGTCCTCAACGACCTCTGGGAGCCGCAGAGTGGCCGCATACCTGGACCGTGACGAAACCGGCAAGAGCGGGCAGGCGCCCGCCGAGGACAGTCCGGCGCCGCCGCCGGAACTGGTCGCGCTGGCGCACGCGTACGGGGTGGACAGCACGTACGACCCGGGCAGCGGCCCGGTGCCGGTGGCGCCGGACACGCTGGTGGCGGTGCTCGCGGCGCTCGGCGTGGACGCCGGTACGCCGCAGGCGGTCCAGGAGTCGCTGGAGCGTCACCGGGCGGCCCAGGCGGCCCGGTTGCTGCCGCCGTGCGTCGTGGCCCGGGCCGGACGGCGCACCGCGCTGGACGTGCCCGCGGACGCCCGGCTGAGCATCGAACTGGAGGACGGCGGCACCTGGACCCTGCCGACCGGTCACTCGCACTGGCTGCCCGCCGACCTTCCGCTCGGCCGGCACCGCCTCACCGCCCGGGTGGCCGGCCGCGAGGGCAGTGCGCCGCTGATCGTGGCGCCCCAGCGGGTGCCGGAGCCCGGCGGCCGCGGCTGGGGATTCCTCGCGCAGCTGTACTCGGTGCTCTCCGAACGCTCCTGGGGCATGGGCGACCTGGGCGACCTGGGCGAGCTGGCGCAGTGGGCGGGCAACGAGCTGGGCGCCGCCTTCGTCCAGCTCAACCCCCTGCACGCGGGCCTGCCCGGCGCGCCCTCCGACCCGTCCCCGTACCGCCCCTCCTCCCGGCGCTTCGCCGATCCGGTGCACCTGCGGATCGAAGCGCTCCCCGAGTACGCCTACGCCGACCTCGGCGACCTGCCGCGCCGCGCCGCCCACCTGCGCGACGAGGTGCTGCGGCACGACGGCCTGATCGACCGCGACGCCGTCTGGGACCTGAAGCGGCAAGCCCTGGAGATCCTGCACCGGGTGCCCCGGGGCGTCGGCCGGGACGCGGCCTACCGGGCGTTCGTCGCCCGTGAGGGCGCCTGGCTGGAGCAGTACGCCACCTGGTGCGCGCTGGCCGAGCGGCACGGCGGCGACCGGCACCGCTGGCCGAAGGGCCTGCGGCACCCGGACAGCCCCCATGTCGCCCTGGCCAGGGAGGAGTTGGCACCGGCCGTCGAGTTCCACCGCTGGCTGGCCTGGCTGGTGGACGAGCAGCTCGGCCAGGCCCAGCACGCGGCCGAGCAGGCCGGGATGGCGGTCGGCCTGATCCACGACCTGGCGGTCGGCGTGCACCCGGACGGCGCGGACGCCTGGGTCCTGCAGGACGTCCTCGCCGAGGGCATCTCGGTCGGCGCCCCGCCGGACGCCTTCAACGCGCACGGTCAGGACTGGGGCCTGCCGCCCTGGCGCCCCGACGCGCTGGCCGAGGCCGGCTACGCCCCGTACGCGGAGCTGCTGCGCGCCGCGGCCCGGCACGCGGGGGCGATCCGGATCGACCACGTGATGGGCCTGTTCCGGCTCTGGTGGGTGCCGGCCGGGCACCCGCCGACCCGCGGCGCGTACGTCCGTTACGACGCGGAGGCGATGCTCGGGGTGCTCGCGCTGGAGGCGCACCGGGCCGGCACCCGGGTGATCGGCGAGGACCTGGGCACGGTCGAGCCCGGGGTGCGCGAGGAGCTGACCGCCCGGGGCGTCCTCGGCACCTCGGTGCTCTGGTTCGAGCGGGACTGGCAGGACAAGGGCGCCATCCTGCCGCCCGAGCGCTGGCGCTCCGGCTGCCTGGCCACCCTCACCACCCACGACCTGCCCAGCACCGCGGCCCGGCTGACCGGCGAGCACGTCGAGCTGCGGCACCGCCTCGGGCTGCTGGCCCGCCCGCTCGGCGAGGAGCAGGCCGAGGCGGCGGCCGAGCTGACGGAGTGGCACGCCGAGCTGGTCCGGGCCGGCCTGATCGGGGCCGGGGACGACCTCACCCCCGAGGCGCTCCACGCCTTCCTGCTGGCCACCCCGGCCGAGCTGGTCGGCGTCTGGCTGCCCGACACGGTCGGCGACCCGCGCCCGCAGAACCTGCCCGGCACCTGGGACCAGTACCCGAACTGGCGCCTCCCGGTCGCCGACGCCACCGGCACCCCCGTCACCCTGGAACACCTGGCCGCCGCCCCGGCC
Proteins encoded:
- a CDS encoding beta-N-acetylglucosaminidase domain-containing protein, whose protein sequence is MQARVSEAAGRRLRQQIRHSAALRDVLYHPAALAARRTAARTARQLAPRAADRFIADIKGTAPLLASVRAERRSGRRSGTLQLAATLSAAAVVSGLLIGSPGAYAAPVGDHRVASSSLVTPLGSLADPQVYPRPQQLQAAGRPVSVPGTVSLVTGDGADGAALEAVRQVLGNAGATEVTPTPEPPAPTAGSLVVYVGGAGGQADRILRELADAGGSTPPETAGLPAGGYVLAIGQLPAPGGGSYGAVVLAGADGPGTFYAAQSLRQLLAPLSPGQGQGDGPKGFPGLAIRDWPSGAAVRGTAESFYGTPWTAEERLEQIDFLGRTKQNFFLYAPGGDPYRLSRWREAYPARQSDELRELAARARDNHVTLGYAIDPGQSFCYSSGKDVDALLAKLDSLRQLGFRAFQLQFLDASYDEWHCSADRKAYGTGPAAAAKAQAALTGKVREHLAKRPDPVLLSVMPTEYQKQGATPYRTALAAALPKDVQVAWSGGSAIPAKVTGGQFDETAALYGRPLVTMDNYPVNDSTPERLYLGGYAGRDPEVAKRSAVLLTAAMSQPVASRIPLATAADFGWKPEGYQPLDSWNAALHSLAANPAELAALTALAGNSSSSPLARQESGYLVPLLERFWAALEPTGGNAPDLARLAEAAAPVRDAFATMATAPQALSADPIGPEAGPWLTKLAAYGQAGQAAVDMLLAQRGGDGNAAWDARIRLRSLREQLDGSPVTVGAGVLDGFLERAVQSADTWSGITAGGITATSTFGSAHDHVPALMADGSADTFYWSAGPPTTGDTVGLDLGTARPLGRVTVLMGSWGDSPDAAGAAGDYLHDAVLEYSTGTGGWRQLAKVHNQTSISVDAPAGTVAKAVRLRATAGQKTAVAIREFSVAAPGDSPASVSAPPAAPGSSASAVLDGDPDTAWRAAGAPGSNTTPLTVELGAPRPLDRVTVLTDPTVRASATAEVRRPDGSWAAIGPVKPGYNELPAGGAPAEAIRLVWAPGGEAPVVNQIIPWYADIPAARLNLSPGVLDVVAGQSTPAQTKAVLEAGRPEGAAGLLKAEVPAEAKGLTVTPAGAVTVPRGAKVAAPVQVTAAAGTPSGVYQVPITFTVGTLTVRQVLQVHVVPPTGGPDLARNGTASSSGDASASQPASAVADGDPKTRWSAKATDDAWVQIRLPEKTRLGSAVLHWQEAHASSYRLQTSADGVLWTTVATVDDSTGGTETLRFDAPDTQYLRVQGVTRATTYGYSLWGVEVYAVTP
- the malQ gene encoding 4-alpha-glucanotransferase, which produces MAAYLDRDETGKSGQAPAEDSPAPPPELVALAHAYGVDSTYDPGSGPVPVAPDTLVAVLAALGVDAGTPQAVQESLERHRAAQAARLLPPCVVARAGRRTALDVPADARLSIELEDGGTWTLPTGHSHWLPADLPLGRHRLTARVAGREGSAPLIVAPQRVPEPGGRGWGFLAQLYSVLSERSWGMGDLGDLGELAQWAGNELGAAFVQLNPLHAGLPGAPSDPSPYRPSSRRFADPVHLRIEALPEYAYADLGDLPRRAAHLRDEVLRHDGLIDRDAVWDLKRQALEILHRVPRGVGRDAAYRAFVAREGAWLEQYATWCALAERHGGDRHRWPKGLRHPDSPHVALAREELAPAVEFHRWLAWLVDEQLGQAQHAAEQAGMAVGLIHDLAVGVHPDGADAWVLQDVLAEGISVGAPPDAFNAHGQDWGLPPWRPDALAEAGYAPYAELLRAAARHAGAIRIDHVMGLFRLWWVPAGHPPTRGAYVRYDAEAMLGVLALEAHRAGTRVIGEDLGTVEPGVREELTARGVLGTSVLWFERDWQDKGAILPPERWRSGCLATLTTHDLPSTAARLTGEHVELRHRLGLLARPLGEEQAEAAAELTEWHAELVRAGLIGAGDDLTPEALHAFLLATPAELVGVWLPDTVGDPRPQNLPGTWDQYPNWRLPVADATGTPVTLEHLAAAPAAARLAALAAARTGRRTPARGAR